The DNA segment GGGCTCGAACGCGGCCGTTCCGAGGTTTCCTCGTTTGTATCGGAGGTACCCGATTATTTATTCGGGTTGGATAACTCCGATGAGGCCCAACCCCGTGGCCCGAATTTAAGTACACGTCAGCTCTTGCATGAGAATGTCTCGGTTTCGGACCCGGGTTCGCCGGCCCCGGTTGTTTCTTCATCGCCCTTTTGTTCCACCTCATCAGCTCCAGTTGTTGTACCTTCAATGCCAGATCTGCCACCGGTTAAGACTAAACCAGATAACCCCGAACCGGGTTTTGAGTCAAAGCAGAATCAAACAGAGAGCTTGATGGAGCAACCCGTTTCGCAGCCAACGACATATTCGGGTAGTCCTATGTGGCACTATATTCCGGGTTCTCATTACTCTGTACCTCCCGCTCAACAAATACCTGTATATTATGTTTCGGGTCCAGTTCAACCGGGAAATCCGCAGGTTCAACCTGTTCAAATCCGGCCACAGTATGTCCAGCAGTATCCAATGTCAACGGGTCAAATACCGGTTGGGTATCATCGGCCGGTTGCTGGTGTGGGTCAAGGATACAGGCCAGTAACGCACGTGGACCCTTATGATCCCGCATTAAGAGTGGCTCCTGATGGTGTGAAACAACCTATATATTATGGAGTTAGAAATGCGGGTGCAGTGCCAGTTTACTCAGGAATTGTGGTACCGGGTGGGGAGGAATTGGGTAGAAGCGGGTCGGATTCAACACGGGGTCGGGTCTCGCAATAAGGCCGGAAGTGAGCGTGTGTTAAATAATGGCAAGGTAATTTCGTTTTAGTATGGTTGGTTTGATGATTATCGTGAACTGGGTTTTAATAAATGCTAGTTTGTATAGGCTGGTTTTGG comes from the Gossypium hirsutum isolate 1008001.06 chromosome A06, Gossypium_hirsutum_v2.1, whole genome shotgun sequence genome and includes:
- the LOC121230676 gene encoding uncharacterized protein isoform X2, which codes for MSSHHLSELDSTTDSVASSPRSEHHAPHDARVRFMCSFGGKILPRPHDNQLRYVGGDTRIVAVLRSTSFAALLTKLSKLSGIANVSVKYQLPNEDLDALISVTTDEDLENMMEEYDRLAQNHNSRLARLRIFLFSKGDDSRTSSISSLLDGSVNREHWFLDALNSGANASGLERGRSEVSSFVSEVPDYLFGLDNSDEAQPRGPNLSTRQLLHENVSVSDPGSPAPVVSSSPFCSTSSAPVVVPSMPDLPPVKTKPDNPEPGFESKQNQTESLMEQPVSQPTTYSGSPMWHYIPGSHYSVPPAQQIPVYYVSGPVQPGNPQVQPVQIRPQYVQQYPMSTGQIPVGYHRPVAGVGQGYRPVTHVDPYDPALRVAPDGVKQPIYYGVRNAGAVPVYSGIVVPGGEELGRSGSDSTRGRVSQ